A region from the Chelonoidis abingdonii isolate Lonesome George chromosome 10, CheloAbing_2.0, whole genome shotgun sequence genome encodes:
- the C10H2orf66 gene encoding uncharacterized protein C2orf66 homolog, which translates to MWKVALLVLCTMLTLRGLAKGAPLRPEEKWKPLDNPRNRDLFFRTLQAYFSGRGLDLRKFLDTFSMNNDRPQPVAVYSDPTASAFADYEEKKKLFQNYFKD; encoded by the exons ATGTGGAAAGTGGCACTTCTGGTTCTGTGTACTATGCTTACTCTGAGGGGGTTGGCAAAGGGGGCTCCGCTAAGGCCAGAAGAAAAATGGAAACCTCTGGACAATCCCAGAAACCGAGATCTG TTTTTCAGAACGCTCCAGGCTTATTTTTCGGGAAGAGGTCTTGATCTGAGAAAGTTCCTAGATACTTTCTCCATGAATAATGACAGACCCCAGCCTGTAGCTGTCTACTCGGATCCTACTGCTTCTGCATTTGCAGattatgaagaaaagaaaaaactatttcagaaTTACTTCAAAGACTGA
- the GTF3C3 gene encoding LOW QUALITY PROTEIN: general transcription factor 3C polypeptide 3 (The sequence of the model RefSeq protein was modified relative to this genomic sequence to represent the inferred CDS: inserted 1 base in 1 codon), whose protein sequence is MSSFNPELIDYLEGKIXFEEFERLREERKSRERKDGESVPTDENTYDPEAPSTSGKGSGKSRSRSETEEETTDGVSKSVHRVFASMLGENEDEEEEEEEEEEEEEDEETPEQPTAGDVFVLEMVLNRETKKMMKEKRPRSKLPRALRGLMGEANIRFARGEHEEAILMCMEIIRQAPLAYEPFSTLAMIYEDQGDMEKSLQFELIAAHLNPSDTEEWVRLAEMSLEQDNIKQAIFCYSKALKYDPTNVRYLWERSSLYEQMGDHKMAMDGYRRILNLLSPFDGERFMQLARDMAKSYYEVNDVTSAIEIMEEAFTKHQSLIAMEDINIAAELYISNKQYDKAMAVITDFSGIVVSKKVTEQGPSEENKDMKDVVAVVEIQESQVAVIDYQDFPAESSTVTEDKVSCSIPDGVPIDITVKLMVCLVHLNILEPLNPLLTTLVEQNPEDMGDLYLDVAEAFLDVGEYNSALPLLSALVCSERYNLAVVWLRHAECLKALGYMERAAESYAKVVDLAPLHLDARISLSTLQQQLGRPEKALEALEPMYDPDTLAQDANAAQQELKLLLHRSTLLYSQGKMYGYVDTLLTMLAMLLKVAMNRAQVCLISSSKSGERHLYLMKVSRDKISDNDDQETANCDAKAIFAVLTSVLTKDDWWNLLLKAIYSLCDLSRYQEAELLVDSSLEYYSFYDDRQKRKELEYFGLSAAILDKNFRKGYNYIRIMLMENVNKPQLWNIFNQVTMHSQDVRHHRFCLRLMLKNPDNHALCVLNGHNAFVSGSFKHALGQYVQAFRTNPEEPLYSFCIGLTFIHMASQKYVLKRHALLVQGFSFLHRYLGLRGPCQESFYNLGRGLQQLGLVHMAIHYYQKALELPPLILEGIEADQTDLRRDVAFNLSLIYQSSGNLRMAQKLLYTYGIV, encoded by the exons ATGTCGAGCTTCAACCCCGAGCTGATCGATTACctggaggggaaaa tcttcgAGGAGTTCGAGAGGCTCCGAGAGGAGCGCAAGAGCCGCGAGAGGAA G GATGGAGAAAGTGTACCTACTGATGAAAATACATATGACCCAGAAGCTCCATCTACATCTGGAAAAGGATCTGGTAAATCCCGGAGTCGCAGTGAAACAGAAG AAGAAACAACAGATGGGGTCAGTAAATCTGTCCATCGGGTCTTCGCTTCCATGCTTGGGGAAaatgaagatgaggaggaggaggaggaagaagaggaagaggaggaggaagatgaagaaaccCCTGAGCAACCCACAGCAGGAGATGTTTTTGTATTGGAGATGGTGCTTAATCGAGAGACCAAGAAAATGATGAAA GAGAAAAGACCTCGCAGTAAACTTCCTCGAGCCCTCAGAGGCCTCATGGGAGAAGCCAACATTAGGTTTGCTCGAGGGGAGCATGAGGAGGCTATACTGATGTGCATGGAAATCATAAGACAAG CTCCTCTTGCTTATGAACCATTTTCTACTCTTGCCATGATCTATGAAGACCAAGGTGATATGGAGAAATCATTGCAATTTGAGTTGATTGCAGCTCATTTAAACCCTAGTGACACTGAGGAGTGGGTTAGACTGGCAGAAATGTCACTAGAGCAGGACAATATTAAACAGGCCATATTTTGCTATTCAAAAG ctcTGAAGTATGACCCTACCAATGTGCGTTATCTGTGGGAGAGATCAAGCTTGTATGAGCAGATGGGAGACCATAAAATGGCAATGGATGGCTATAGACGTATCTTAAATCTTCTGTCCCCTTTTGATGGAGAACGCTTTATGCAGTTGGCCAGGGACATGGCGAA GAGTTACTATGAAGTCAATGATGTCACCTCTGCTATTGAGATAATGGAAGAAGCCTTTACTAAACATCAGAGCCTCATCGCCATGGAAGATATAAATATAGCAGCTGAACTGTATATCTCCAATAAACAGTATGACAAAGCTATGGCG GTTATTACGGATTTTTCAGGAATTGTAGTTTCAAAGAAAGTGACTGAACAAGGCCCTTCTGAGGAGAATAAAG ACATGAAAGATGTAGTGGCTGTTGTGGAAATTCAGGAGAGTCAAGTGGCAGTAATTGACTATCAAGATTTTCCAGCTGAATCGAGCACTGTTA CTGAAGATAAAGTTAGCTGCTCTATACCTGATGGAGTTCCAATAGACATCACAGTAAAACTAATGGTGTGCCTGGTTCACCTGAACATCCTAGAGCCACTCAAT cCTCTTTTGACTACTCTAGTGGAGCAAAATCCAGAGGATATGGGGGACTTGTACCTGGATGTTGCAGAGGCGTTTCTGGATGTTGGAGAATACAATTCAGCCCTACCACTCTTGAGTGCCTTAGTTTGTTCTGAAAGATATAACTTGGCTGTAGTTTGGCTCCGGCATGCAG AATGTCTAAAAGCCTTGGGATATATGGAGCGTGCTGCAGAGAGCTATGCAAAAGTTGTTGATCTTGCCCCATTGCATTTGGATGCAAGAATTTCACTTTCtacacttcagcagcagctagGCCGGCCTGAGAAAGCTCTGGAGGCTCTGGAACCAATGTATGATCCAGATACATTGGCACAAGATGCTAATGCTGCCCAGCAG GAATTAAAGTTACTGCTCCATCGTTCAACGCTGTTGTATTCTCAAGGCAAAATGTATGGTTATGTGGACACTTTGCTTACCATGCTAGCAATGCTATTAAAG GTAGCAATGAACAGAGCTCAGGTGTGTTTGATATCTAGCTCCAAATCTGGGGAGAGACACCTTTACCTGATGAAGGTGTCTAGGGATAAAATTTCAGACAATGATGACCAAGAGACAGCAAACTGTGATGCAAAAG cAATATTTGCTGTGCTCACAAGTGTACTGACAAAAGATGACTGGTGGAACCTCCTTCTGAAAGCCATATACTCTTTGTGTGACCTTTCCCGATATCAGGAGGCAGAGCTGCTGGTGGATTCCTCGCTGGAATATTATTCATTTTATGATGATAGGCAAAAGCGCAAAGAGCTGGAATACTTCGGTCTTTCAGCTGCAATTCTGGACAAGAACTTCAGAAAAGGTTACAACTATATCAG GATAATGCTAATGGAAAATGTTAATAAACCACAGCTCTGGAACATCTTCAATCAAGTCACCATGCATTCTCAGGATGTACGACATCATCGCTTTTGTCTTCGATTAATGCTGAAAAATCCTGATAATCATGCACTGTGTGTCCTAAATGGGCATAATGCATTTGTATCTGGTAGTTTCAAGCATGCTCTCG GACAATACGTGCAAGCCTTCCGTACTAACCCAGAGGAACCTCTGTACAGCTTTTGCATAGGCTTAACTTTCATCCATATGGCATCTCAGAAGTATGTGTTAAAAAGACATGCTCTGCTTGTACAG GGATTCTCTTTCCTTCACCGGTACCTGGGCCTCCGTGGACCGTGCCAAGAATCTTTCTATAACCTAGGCCGTGGCCTTCAACAGCTGGGATTAGTGCATATGGCAATCCATTATTACCAAAAGGCACTTGAGCTTCCTCCTCTCATCTTAGAG GGAATAGAAGCTGATCAGACAGACTTGCGAAGAGATGTTGCCTTCAACTTGTCACTAATTTATCAGAGCAGTGGAAATTTAAGAATGGCTCAAAAGCTGTTGTATACATATGGAATCGTATGA